In Nocardioides conyzicola, one genomic interval encodes:
- a CDS encoding putative quinol monooxygenase, with the protein MSYVVSAVWTAEPGQEGVVLDAIEKLTPPSREEPGNLFYQAFQDPEAPLVFRLFEIYTDEAAYAAHGASDHFKQYALEQAIPVLANRERAFYETIGG; encoded by the coding sequence ATGTCGTACGTCGTCAGCGCCGTCTGGACCGCCGAGCCGGGTCAGGAGGGCGTCGTGCTCGACGCGATCGAGAAGCTCACGCCGCCGTCGCGCGAGGAGCCGGGCAACCTCTTCTACCAGGCCTTCCAGGACCCCGAGGCCCCCCTGGTCTTCCGCCTGTTCGAGATCTACACCGACGAGGCGGCGTACGCCGCGCACGGTGCGTCGGACCACTTCAAGCAGTACGCGCTCGAGCAGGCCATCCCGGTCCTCGCCAACCGCGAGCGCGCCTTCTACGAGACCATCGGCGGCTGA
- a CDS encoding sugar ABC transporter substrate-binding protein, giving the protein MQHPLSKRSMAALAALAVGSLLTLAACGSDGTKPAAGSDTGSGSDSSKTLVFSPLALKIPAMKQLSEGIQGYGKSQGYDVVVQDPNLDPQKQVTDLQTAISSGKADAVWAIMVAPEAAASLIPLAQEKGVPMVVNGTPEAYGLSGMQPGISFATIDYGAEGEAAGTELGNCINEKLDGKAEVLFEEASPGTAGKQEYEDAVKKTLAATAPDAKIVATTVVSDRQAAQTDVGSVLQGHPDITAVFAQNDEGALGTIGAFKAAGKDTPCITETGGNDESLAAVKSGDIYAVVALQFADDMTQNVDILTTMLKDPTADGEQLVTPQKVVKAGS; this is encoded by the coding sequence ATGCAGCACCCCCTCTCCAAGCGAAGCATGGCGGCCCTCGCCGCCCTCGCCGTCGGCAGTCTGTTGACGCTCGCCGCCTGCGGGAGCGACGGCACCAAGCCGGCGGCCGGCTCGGACACGGGCTCGGGCTCGGACTCCAGCAAGACCCTCGTCTTCTCGCCCCTGGCGCTGAAGATCCCCGCGATGAAGCAGCTCTCGGAGGGCATCCAGGGCTACGGCAAGTCCCAGGGGTACGACGTCGTCGTCCAGGACCCCAACCTCGACCCGCAGAAGCAGGTCACCGACCTGCAGACCGCGATCTCGTCCGGGAAGGCCGACGCCGTCTGGGCGATCATGGTCGCCCCCGAGGCCGCCGCGTCCCTGATCCCGCTCGCCCAGGAGAAGGGCGTGCCGATGGTCGTCAACGGCACCCCGGAGGCGTACGGCCTCTCCGGCATGCAGCCGGGCATCTCCTTCGCCACCATCGACTACGGCGCCGAGGGCGAGGCCGCGGGCACCGAGCTCGGCAACTGCATCAACGAGAAGCTCGACGGCAAGGCCGAGGTCCTCTTCGAGGAGGCCTCCCCCGGCACCGCCGGCAAGCAGGAGTACGAGGACGCGGTCAAGAAGACCCTCGCCGCGACGGCGCCCGACGCGAAGATCGTCGCCACCACCGTGGTCAGCGACCGCCAGGCCGCGCAGACCGACGTCGGGAGCGTGCTCCAGGGGCACCCCGACATCACCGCCGTCTTCGCCCAGAACGACGAGGGCGCGCTCGGCACGATCGGCGCCTTCAAGGCCGCCGGCAAGGACACCCCGTGCATCACCGAGACAGGTGGCAACGACGAGTCCCTCGCCGCGGTCAAGAGCGGTGACATCTACGCCGTCGTGGCGCTCCAGTTCGCCGACGACATGACCCAGAACGTCGACATCCTCACCACGATGCTGAAGGACCCGACCGCGGACGGCGAGCAGCTCGTCACCCCGCAGAAGGTCGTCAAGGCAGGAAGTTGA
- a CDS encoding ABC transporter permease, giving the protein MTNSEATVAEAPGPGPAPAPVNNSGQDMPRSVSVLVFFRDRGIFVLWGLLIVVFAFWCSPYFFQVDNALLIANAAALTALFAAGVGVGIMTGVLDLSLPGTAAVASCVCGWILTHGHATWLGLAAGLATGVVVGIFNGLITIRGFNPIIVTIGTLSVLTGLAAVIAGGYTFPGLTQLEFMGTHRYFTVGDSFSGVPAPVFIVAFVFVVGTIFLTRTRDGIRLMAVGGNAEAVRRAGIHATRYTVLGFVISGLLAALGGLVSTAVVTEASPSASPAIIFNALTAVALAGVALTGGRGSLPRVLVGALILATISNGLTIRGIQPYWATVCTGALLLGSLALERVIQSSVSERLMAANLSVHQKKV; this is encoded by the coding sequence GTGACCAACTCCGAGGCGACCGTGGCCGAGGCCCCTGGCCCCGGCCCGGCGCCGGCCCCCGTCAACAACTCCGGGCAGGACATGCCGCGCTCGGTGTCGGTCCTGGTGTTCTTCCGCGACCGCGGCATCTTCGTGCTGTGGGGACTGCTGATCGTGGTCTTCGCGTTCTGGTGCTCGCCGTACTTCTTCCAGGTCGACAACGCGCTGCTGATCGCCAACGCCGCCGCGCTCACCGCGCTCTTCGCGGCCGGTGTCGGCGTGGGCATCATGACCGGGGTCCTGGACCTGTCGCTCCCGGGCACGGCAGCCGTCGCCAGCTGCGTGTGCGGCTGGATCCTGACCCACGGGCACGCCACCTGGCTCGGCCTCGCGGCCGGGCTCGCCACCGGCGTCGTCGTGGGCATCTTCAACGGCCTCATCACCATCCGCGGCTTCAACCCGATCATCGTCACCATCGGCACGCTGTCGGTGCTGACCGGCCTGGCGGCCGTCATCGCCGGCGGCTACACGTTCCCCGGACTGACCCAGCTCGAGTTCATGGGGACGCACCGCTACTTCACGGTCGGCGACTCCTTCTCCGGCGTCCCTGCGCCGGTCTTCATCGTGGCGTTCGTCTTCGTCGTCGGCACGATCTTCCTGACCCGCACCCGCGACGGCATCCGGCTGATGGCGGTCGGCGGCAACGCCGAGGCGGTACGCCGGGCCGGCATCCACGCCACCCGCTACACGGTGCTCGGCTTCGTGATCTCGGGCCTGCTCGCCGCGCTCGGCGGCCTGGTCAGCACCGCGGTCGTCACCGAGGCGAGCCCGTCGGCCAGCCCGGCGATCATCTTCAACGCGCTGACCGCGGTCGCCCTCGCCGGCGTCGCGCTCACCGGCGGCCGGGGCAGCCTGCCCCGCGTCCTGGTCGGTGCCCTGATCCTGGCGACGATCAGCAACGGCCTCACCATCCGCGGGATCCAGCCCTACTGGGCCACGGTCTGCACCGGCGCCCTGCTCCTCGGCTCCCTCGCGCTCGAGCGGGTCATCCAGTCGAGCGTCTCGGAGCGGCTGATGGCCGCCAATCTCTCCGTCCACCAGAAGAAGGTCTGA
- a CDS encoding ATP-binding cassette domain-containing protein has translation MTTPALELTGIEMHYGFVRALDDIDIHVMPGEVVGLLGDNGAGKSTLLKVMSGAHKPSHGSIRVRGEEHSFSAPSDAADAGIQMVYQDLSLVEPQDIAINLNLGQEQLRKGPLGWLGFVDRRAMRRSSEKELDRLGVRTAPMTRPVEMLSGGQRQVVALARSAIRVNGESQGILLLDEPTAALGYEQTKNVEGLIRRMADQGIAIVVVTHDLPLCYEVADRLVILNRGKKVADLPVKGADRDHVVGWITGSRASMYETATTA, from the coding sequence ATGACGACCCCTGCCCTGGAGCTGACCGGCATCGAGATGCACTACGGCTTCGTGCGTGCTCTCGACGACATCGACATCCACGTGATGCCGGGCGAGGTCGTCGGCCTGCTCGGCGACAACGGCGCCGGCAAGTCGACGCTGCTCAAGGTGATGTCCGGCGCCCACAAGCCGTCGCACGGCAGCATCCGCGTGCGCGGTGAGGAGCACTCCTTCAGCGCACCGAGCGACGCGGCCGACGCGGGCATCCAGATGGTCTACCAGGACCTGTCCCTGGTGGAGCCGCAGGACATCGCGATCAACCTCAACCTCGGTCAGGAGCAGCTCCGCAAGGGCCCGCTCGGCTGGCTGGGCTTCGTCGACCGCAGGGCGATGCGGCGCAGCTCGGAGAAGGAGCTGGACCGCCTCGGCGTCCGCACCGCTCCGATGACCCGGCCGGTCGAGATGCTCTCCGGCGGTCAGCGCCAGGTCGTGGCGCTCGCGCGCAGCGCGATCCGGGTCAACGGTGAGTCGCAGGGCATCCTGCTGCTCGACGAGCCCACGGCCGCCCTCGGCTACGAGCAGACCAAGAACGTCGAGGGCCTGATCCGCCGGATGGCCGACCAGGGCATCGCGATCGTGGTCGTCACCCACGACCTCCCGCTCTGCTACGAGGTCGCCGACCGTCTGGTCATCCTCAACCGCGGCAAGAAGGTCGCCGACCTGCCCGTCAAGGGGGCCGACCGCGACCACGTCGTCGGCTGGATCACCGGCTCGCGGGCGTCGATGTACGAGACGGCGACGACTGCATGA
- a CDS encoding FAD-dependent monooxygenase: MSESHTNRVLVVGGGITGGVLSLALAQKGVSVILVDLRESLGGVGHGITLQGNALKAFKAVGIYDRLAEKSFPFSHLRLRTADGHVIAEIPTPPMGGPDLPGTMGAVRGDLADILAEEVVAAGVDVRLGTTLTAIDDHGDSVTVTLSDGTSETVDLLVGADGIRSKVRSMIGITDEPHHVGMGIWRTVAKRPAEMDCSEMYYGGPKYKAGYTPISDDLCYAFLLEEDLDRSYLGEGPRGAELKERGQGYGGTWGVVRDSLADDAIVNYQWIEAICVESPWHRGRSIIIGDAAHACPPLIAQGAAMCAEDAVILAEMLTGGDKVDDVLPAFMERRFPRVKMVLDNSLTLAEWEIHPETEGADPGRIMGQTLHALVAPA, from the coding sequence ATGTCTGAGTCCCACACCAACCGCGTCCTCGTCGTCGGCGGCGGCATCACCGGCGGCGTGCTCTCGCTCGCCCTGGCCCAGAAGGGCGTGTCGGTCATCCTCGTCGACCTGCGCGAGTCGCTCGGCGGGGTCGGTCACGGCATCACCCTGCAGGGCAACGCGCTCAAGGCCTTCAAGGCCGTCGGCATCTACGACCGGCTCGCCGAGAAGAGCTTCCCCTTCAGCCACCTCCGCCTGCGGACCGCCGACGGCCACGTGATCGCGGAGATCCCCACGCCGCCGATGGGCGGGCCCGACCTGCCCGGCACGATGGGCGCGGTCCGCGGCGACCTCGCCGACATCCTGGCCGAGGAGGTCGTGGCGGCCGGCGTCGACGTACGCCTCGGCACCACGCTCACCGCCATCGACGACCACGGCGACTCGGTCACGGTCACGCTGTCGGACGGCACGTCCGAGACGGTCGACCTGCTGGTCGGCGCCGACGGCATCCGCTCCAAGGTGCGCTCGATGATCGGCATCACCGACGAGCCGCACCACGTGGGCATGGGCATCTGGCGCACGGTCGCCAAGCGGCCCGCGGAGATGGACTGCTCGGAGATGTACTACGGCGGCCCGAAGTACAAGGCCGGCTACACCCCCATCTCCGACGACCTCTGCTACGCCTTCCTGCTCGAGGAGGACCTCGACCGGTCCTACCTCGGCGAGGGACCGCGCGGCGCCGAGCTCAAGGAGCGCGGCCAGGGGTACGGCGGCACCTGGGGCGTCGTGCGCGACAGCCTCGCCGACGACGCGATCGTCAACTACCAGTGGATCGAGGCGATCTGCGTCGAGTCGCCGTGGCACCGCGGCCGCTCGATCATCATCGGCGACGCCGCCCACGCGTGCCCGCCGCTGATCGCGCAGGGCGCGGCGATGTGCGCCGAGGACGCGGTGATCCTGGCCGAGATGCTGACCGGCGGTGACAAGGTCGACGACGTCCTGCCGGCCTTCATGGAGCGCCGCTTCCCGCGCGTGAAGATGGTGCTCGACAACAGCCTGACCCTCGCCGAGTGGGAGATCCACCCGGAGACCGAGGGCGCCGACCCCGGCCGGATCATGGGCCAGACCCTGCACGCGCTGGTGGCCCCGGCCTGA
- a CDS encoding FAD-binding oxidoreductase: MVIGREEAGFEEARVDRIFNRRLPDRRPAAVVRPTTEAEVVDAVRLARERGWQVAVRSGGHSWAQWSVRTDALVIDLGGLQEMELDEETGIVRVSPSTKGGAELAPYLAERGRFFLGGHCPTVGVGGFLLQGGQGWNARGWGWAAEYVVAVDVVTADGALVHASADENADLYWAARGSGPGFPGLVTRFHLQTRPLPRHFAHTVQGFRLEDFDDVMTWLHDTHHTVADTVEIVALTKTDSTLGPDPILLVTALAMVDDEAEAERALAPFRGNPALDRAIFVIDNQPTTPEAERTRQLEDNPEGHRWAVDNAWLSGSAAEVVPAMRRAYTTLPNAKAFTIWFSMAPLRELPDMAFSLQSEIYLASYVLWESPEDDERCISWLEGAMADLEPVTVGQYLGDSDHTRRQVRFMSDDAWARLQQVYADRDPDRLFVGYLGESANRNHWS; this comes from the coding sequence GTGGTGATCGGCCGGGAAGAAGCGGGCTTCGAGGAGGCGCGGGTCGACCGGATCTTCAACCGGCGCCTCCCGGACCGCCGGCCCGCGGCCGTCGTACGCCCGACGACCGAGGCGGAGGTGGTCGACGCCGTACGTCTCGCTCGTGAGCGTGGGTGGCAGGTCGCCGTACGCTCCGGCGGGCACAGCTGGGCGCAGTGGTCGGTGCGCACCGATGCCCTGGTCATCGACCTGGGCGGGCTCCAGGAGATGGAGCTCGACGAGGAGACGGGGATCGTCCGCGTCTCTCCCTCGACGAAGGGCGGCGCCGAGCTGGCGCCGTACCTCGCCGAGCGCGGACGGTTCTTCCTCGGCGGCCACTGCCCGACCGTCGGTGTCGGCGGCTTCCTGCTCCAGGGCGGGCAGGGCTGGAACGCCCGCGGCTGGGGCTGGGCGGCGGAGTACGTGGTGGCGGTCGACGTCGTCACGGCGGACGGTGCGCTGGTGCATGCCTCTGCGGACGAGAACGCCGATCTCTACTGGGCGGCCCGCGGCTCCGGCCCCGGCTTCCCCGGGCTGGTGACCCGCTTCCACCTGCAGACCCGGCCGCTCCCCCGGCACTTCGCGCACACCGTGCAGGGTTTCCGGCTCGAGGACTTCGACGACGTGATGACCTGGCTGCACGACACGCACCACACCGTCGCCGACACCGTCGAGATCGTGGCGCTGACCAAGACCGATTCCACCCTCGGACCCGACCCGATCCTGCTGGTCACCGCCCTCGCGATGGTCGACGACGAGGCCGAGGCCGAGCGGGCGCTGGCACCGTTCCGCGGCAACCCGGCCCTCGACCGCGCGATCTTCGTGATCGACAACCAGCCCACCACCCCCGAGGCCGAGCGCACTCGTCAGCTCGAGGACAACCCCGAGGGCCACCGCTGGGCCGTCGACAACGCCTGGCTCTCCGGCTCGGCGGCCGAGGTCGTCCCGGCGATGCGCCGCGCCTACACGACGCTGCCCAACGCGAAGGCCTTCACGATCTGGTTCTCGATGGCGCCGCTCCGCGAGCTCCCCGACATGGCGTTCTCGCTCCAGTCGGAGATCTACCTCGCGTCGTACGTCCTCTGGGAGTCACCCGAGGACGACGAGCGCTGCATCTCCTGGCTCGAGGGTGCCATGGCCGACCTGGAGCCCGTCACGGTCGGCCAGTACCTCGGCGACAGCGACCACACCCGCCGTCAGGTGCGATTCATGTCCGACGACGCCTGGGCCCGGTTGCAGCAGGTCTACGCCGACCGCGACCCCGACCGCCTCTTCGTCGGCTACCTGGGCGAGAGCGCCAACCGCAACCACTGGTCCTGA
- a CDS encoding VOC family protein has product MTSRIVALCFDARDPVRLARFWSGVLGWETVDGPSYDVALVPDDDTGFLLRFVPSDAPKVGPNQYHFDLRSETLDQQQETVDRVLELGGRHLDIGQGDVDHVVLADPEGNELCVIEPDNGFLADCPFIGALSGDGSPECGYFWAAALDWPLVWDQDEETAIRSPHGGPKITWGGPPYRPKLGKEHVYFDLIADGDLEAEVRRLLDLGASRVDGEMLADPDGHEFRLRAE; this is encoded by the coding sequence ATGACGTCTCGGATCGTCGCCCTCTGCTTCGACGCACGCGACCCGGTACGTCTGGCGCGCTTCTGGTCGGGCGTGCTCGGCTGGGAGACGGTCGACGGCCCGTCGTACGACGTGGCCCTGGTGCCCGACGACGACACCGGGTTCCTGCTGCGGTTCGTGCCGAGCGACGCCCCGAAGGTCGGGCCGAACCAGTACCACTTCGACCTCCGGAGCGAGACCCTCGACCAGCAGCAGGAGACCGTCGATCGCGTCCTCGAGCTCGGCGGCCGGCACCTCGACATCGGTCAGGGCGACGTCGACCACGTGGTGCTGGCCGATCCCGAGGGCAACGAGCTCTGCGTGATCGAGCCGGACAACGGCTTCCTCGCCGACTGCCCGTTCATCGGGGCGCTGTCGGGCGACGGGTCACCGGAGTGCGGCTACTTCTGGGCCGCGGCCCTCGACTGGCCGTTGGTGTGGGACCAGGACGAGGAGACCGCGATCCGGTCACCGCACGGAGGTCCGAAGATCACGTGGGGCGGCCCGCCGTACCGGCCCAAGCTGGGCAAGGAGCACGTGTACTTCGACCTCATTGCCGACGGTGACCTGGAGGCAGAGGTCAGGCGGCTGCTCGATCTCGGGGCATCGCGCGTCGACGGGGAGATGCTGGCGGACCCGGACGGGCACGAGTTCAGGCTTCGGGCCGAGTAG
- a CDS encoding PP2C family protein-serine/threonine phosphatase, whose protein sequence is MTGSRTTRNVERVLRAAEDASPVAAVEAVARELGVAFGAVAVSFLITDLSGRALVRLAHVPLSADPAATPDALARGERREDEESATVLPFDGGPHEQAVRTQTIQVVRADAEATWSVLAPVTERGESVGVLELQLPEEPDRDVLAEIGRVAHLLAFVIIANRRHTDLYEWGQRSRDFTLSAEIQQRLLPEARTCEAAAFTLAGWLEPAASIGGDTFDYSLARDSLHLSLTDAMGHGVEAALTASVCLAGLRGARRRGLTLLDQARESNAAVSEHASHRSDEDFVTGLIGRIDLGSGSLEIVNAGHVAPYLLRGGDLMTLDLRVDLPLGMFATSTYAASVVQLEPGDRLLLVTDGMLERNVASVDLPSAIREGQDLHPREVVRALADHALVAAGHALEDDATLLCLDWHGLHDEARGSVSGAEPSRASPGTG, encoded by the coding sequence ATGACGGGGTCACGCACGACGAGGAACGTCGAACGTGTCCTGAGGGCCGCCGAGGACGCCTCACCGGTGGCCGCGGTCGAGGCCGTCGCCCGCGAGCTGGGGGTCGCCTTCGGTGCCGTCGCCGTGTCGTTCCTCATCACCGACCTGTCCGGGCGCGCACTGGTGCGGCTCGCCCACGTGCCGCTGTCGGCCGACCCGGCTGCGACCCCGGACGCGCTCGCGCGCGGCGAGCGCCGCGAGGACGAGGAGTCGGCGACGGTGCTCCCGTTCGACGGCGGACCCCACGAGCAGGCCGTGCGCACCCAGACCATCCAGGTCGTGCGGGCGGACGCGGAGGCGACGTGGTCGGTGCTCGCCCCGGTCACCGAGCGCGGGGAGTCCGTCGGCGTGCTCGAGCTGCAGCTCCCGGAGGAGCCGGACCGCGACGTCCTGGCCGAGATCGGCCGGGTCGCGCACCTGCTCGCCTTCGTGATCATCGCCAACCGCCGGCACACCGACCTGTACGAGTGGGGGCAGCGCAGCCGGGACTTCACGCTGTCCGCGGAGATCCAGCAGCGGTTGCTCCCCGAGGCGCGCACCTGCGAGGCCGCCGCGTTCACGCTCGCGGGGTGGCTGGAGCCGGCGGCGAGCATCGGCGGCGACACGTTCGACTACAGCCTGGCTCGCGACTCGCTGCACCTGTCGCTGACCGACGCGATGGGGCACGGGGTCGAGGCCGCCCTGACGGCGAGCGTGTGCCTCGCGGGACTCCGCGGCGCGCGCCGCCGCGGCCTGACGCTGCTCGACCAGGCTCGGGAGTCGAACGCCGCGGTGTCCGAGCACGCCTCGCACCGGTCCGACGAGGACTTCGTCACCGGACTGATCGGCCGGATCGACCTCGGGTCGGGGTCGCTCGAGATCGTCAACGCGGGCCACGTCGCGCCGTACCTGCTGCGAGGCGGTGACCTGATGACGCTGGACCTGCGGGTCGACCTGCCCCTCGGGATGTTCGCCACCAGCACGTACGCCGCCAGCGTGGTGCAGCTCGAACCCGGCGACCGCCTGCTCCTGGTGACCGACGGCATGCTCGAGCGCAACGTCGCCTCGGTCGACCTCCCCAGCGCGATCCGCGAGGGCCAGGACCTGCACCCCCGCGAGGTCGTCCGGGCACTGGCCGACCACGCGCTCGTGGCGGCCGGGCACGCCCTCGAGGACGACGCGACCCTGCTGTGCCTGGACTGGCACGGGCTGCACGACGAGGCCCGGGGATCCGTCTCCGGCGCCGAACCCTCGCGCGCGAGCCCCGGGACGGGCTAG
- a CDS encoding oxidoreductase, protein MRLLGTLALSTLLLGSAVATPAYAGGQHPPGHGHGHHHAVAWDETVIDADQSFRGLDAVDRRTAWVAGGSATEGAPGRVFRTTDGGRSWDDVSPPGTEGLLFRDVEARSAREAVVLAIGPGDASRIYRTTDGGASWTAAFVNDDPAAFYDCLAFYPGGKRGLALSDPVDGKFRILSTQDSGRTWAVLPDAGMPDTSTEFGFAASGDCLVTAGRTAYFGSGGGASRVFRSDDHGLTWTATDSTIPAGDAAGVFGLAFRTPQQGIAVGGDFAAPADGVDAVAVTRHGRSWRNAGDLAHLGEDVAYLKGRGDRLVVTGESGDVKGTSVSTDGGRSWTQVSTNGYHALDCTRDGACWAAGGSGRVARLAR, encoded by the coding sequence ATGCGTCTTCTCGGAACGCTCGCCCTGTCCACCCTGCTCCTCGGCTCCGCCGTCGCGACCCCGGCGTACGCCGGGGGTCAGCACCCGCCGGGCCATGGCCACGGTCATCACCACGCCGTGGCGTGGGACGAGACCGTCATCGATGCCGACCAGAGCTTCCGCGGTCTCGACGCCGTCGACCGGCGTACGGCGTGGGTGGCCGGCGGCAGCGCCACCGAGGGCGCTCCGGGACGGGTGTTCCGCACGACCGACGGCGGCCGGAGCTGGGACGACGTGAGCCCTCCCGGCACCGAGGGGCTGCTCTTCCGCGACGTCGAGGCGCGCAGCGCGAGGGAGGCCGTGGTCCTGGCGATCGGGCCGGGTGACGCCTCCCGGATCTACCGCACCACCGACGGCGGAGCGAGCTGGACCGCAGCCTTCGTCAACGACGACCCGGCGGCGTTCTACGACTGCCTGGCGTTCTACCCCGGCGGCAAGCGCGGGCTGGCGCTGAGCGACCCGGTCGACGGGAAGTTCCGGATCCTCTCGACCCAGGACTCCGGCCGCACCTGGGCGGTGCTCCCGGACGCCGGGATGCCGGACACGTCGACCGAGTTCGGCTTCGCCGCGAGCGGCGACTGCCTCGTGACGGCCGGGCGGACGGCGTACTTCGGCTCCGGCGGCGGCGCGTCGCGCGTCTTCCGCTCGGACGACCACGGCCTGACCTGGACCGCCACCGACTCCACGATCCCGGCCGGCGACGCCGCGGGCGTGTTCGGCCTGGCGTTCCGTACGCCGCAGCAAGGCATCGCCGTCGGCGGTGACTTCGCGGCCCCGGCCGACGGCGTCGACGCCGTCGCGGTCACCCGCCACGGCCGGAGCTGGCGCAACGCCGGCGACCTGGCACACCTGGGCGAGGACGTCGCCTACCTGAAGGGTCGGGGTGACCGGCTGGTCGTCACCGGCGAGTCCGGCGACGTGAAGGGGACCAGCGTCAGCACCGACGGCGGTCGCAGCTGGACCCAGGTCAGCACCAACGGCTACCACGCGCTCGACTGCACCCGCGACGGTGCGTGCTGGGCCGCCGGTGGCAGCGGCCGGGTCGCCCGGCTCGCCCGTTGA
- a CDS encoding BLUF domain-containing protein → MLSLTYVSSTKELLSVQELVELLEAIRPKNDELELTGMLLYSGGNVIQTLEGPDETVEQIFASIEVDPRHTGVLVLLREQIEERAFPQWSMGFRNLGDREVHDIEGYEDFTRRSFAQGLGAQTSPAYRLLELFRANMR, encoded by the coding sequence TTGCTGTCCCTCACGTACGTCAGCTCCACGAAGGAGCTCCTCTCCGTGCAGGAGCTCGTCGAGCTGCTGGAGGCGATCCGTCCGAAGAACGACGAGCTCGAGCTGACCGGCATGCTGCTCTACAGCGGCGGCAACGTCATCCAGACCCTCGAGGGACCGGACGAGACCGTGGAGCAGATCTTCGCGTCGATCGAGGTGGACCCGCGCCACACCGGGGTCCTGGTGCTGTTGCGCGAGCAGATCGAGGAGCGCGCGTTCCCGCAGTGGTCGATGGGCTTCCGCAACCTCGGCGACCGCGAGGTGCACGACATCGAGGGCTACGAGGACTTCACCCGGCGCAGCTTCGCCCAGGGGCTCGGCGCCCAGACCAGCCCGGCGTACCGGCTCCTGGAGCTGTTCCGCGCCAACATGCGCTAG
- a CDS encoding YciI family protein, translating into MTDYVVMFPADDEATWDTRTDAERQATFDTDYEFGQLLAARGGAVTGGAGLTHSREGRTITSGPHGTAVVTEGPYAETVEQLSGFFLVTCDDYDALVEAAQVLVRAHPVVEIRPVQEF; encoded by the coding sequence ATGACCGACTACGTCGTCATGTTCCCCGCCGACGACGAGGCGACCTGGGACACGCGCACCGACGCGGAGCGCCAGGCCACCTTCGACACCGACTACGAGTTCGGCCAGCTGCTCGCAGCACGCGGGGGCGCCGTGACCGGCGGCGCCGGGCTGACCCACAGCCGGGAGGGCCGAACGATCACCAGCGGGCCGCACGGCACGGCCGTCGTCACCGAGGGGCCGTACGCCGAGACCGTGGAGCAGCTGTCGGGCTTCTTCCTCGTCACCTGCGACGACTACGACGCGCTGGTCGAGGCCGCGCAGGTCCTCGTCCGCGCGCACCCGGTCGTCGAGATCCGGCCGGTCCAGGAGTTCTGA